In one window of Flavobacterium ginsengisoli DNA:
- a CDS encoding DUF6624 domain-containing protein, whose product MKKLITLSFLLMNCFFLQAQTYKEWVHKADSCYTAKNYELSVAYYEKAFKIEQKDNRDLYNAGCSASMAKRNKKAFKWLNLSIDNGYENIAHIKIDNDLKPLHSEKEWNKTIDKLQKKLDVIGANYDKVLEKQLAEIYTEDQEIRGEFMNVYRATKPDKKKIDSVGKIMQRKDSINLIKVMKILDEKGWLGKNVVGSQGNQTLFLVIQHADLEYQQKYLPMMREAVKDGNANPANLAYLEDRVALREGKKQIYGSQSSKNKKTGKICIAPMIDPDNVDKRRAEVGLGTMADYATKLNIDWNLEEYKKELAETEKLENTKP is encoded by the coding sequence ATGAAAAAATTAATCACGCTTTCTTTTCTCTTAATGAACTGCTTTTTCTTGCAAGCTCAAACGTATAAAGAATGGGTTCACAAAGCAGATTCTTGTTATACAGCAAAAAACTATGAGTTGTCTGTTGCGTATTATGAGAAAGCTTTTAAAATAGAACAGAAAGATAATCGAGATTTATACAATGCAGGCTGTTCTGCTTCTATGGCAAAAAGGAATAAAAAAGCATTTAAATGGCTGAATCTTTCTATCGATAACGGATACGAGAATATTGCGCATATTAAAATTGATAACGATTTAAAGCCTTTGCACTCAGAAAAAGAATGGAATAAGACAATTGATAAACTGCAGAAGAAGTTAGATGTAATTGGAGCAAATTATGATAAAGTGCTGGAAAAGCAACTTGCGGAGATTTATACCGAAGATCAGGAAATTCGTGGAGAATTTATGAATGTTTATAGAGCTACTAAACCTGATAAAAAGAAAATTGACAGCGTTGGTAAAATTATGCAAAGAAAAGACAGCATTAATCTTATTAAGGTGATGAAAATACTGGACGAAAAAGGCTGGTTAGGAAAAAATGTTGTAGGCTCTCAGGGAAATCAGACTTTGTTTCTGGTGATTCAGCATGCCGATTTAGAATATCAGCAAAAATATTTGCCGATGATGAGAGAGGCGGTTAAAGACGGAAATGCCAATCCAGCAAATCTGGCTTATTTAGAAGATAGAGTTGCTTTGAGAGAAGGAAAAAAACAAATTTATGGCAGTCAGAGTTCAAAGAATAAAAAGACTGGTAAAATTTGTATCGCACCAATGATAGATCCAGATAATGTCGATAAAAGACGTGCAGAAGTCGGACTTGGCACAATGGCCGACTATGCAACGAAATTGAATATTGATTGGAATTTGGAGGAATATAAAAAGGAATTGGCTGAAACAGAAAAACTTGAAAATACAAAACCATGA
- a CDS encoding BlaI/MecI/CopY family transcriptional regulator → MIQLSNAEEQLMEHLWKLEKAFMKDLLEAYPEPKPATTTVATLLKRMIDKKFVAYNEFGNSREYYPLVKKTDYFAKHVKGLISNFFNNSASQFASFFTTETNLSASELEDLKKIIDSEIQKKKK, encoded by the coding sequence ATGATACAATTATCAAATGCAGAAGAACAGTTAATGGAGCATTTATGGAAGCTTGAAAAGGCTTTTATGAAAGATTTGCTGGAAGCGTATCCGGAACCAAAACCAGCAACAACAACCGTGGCAACGCTTTTAAAACGAATGATCGATAAGAAGTTTGTAGCGTATAACGAATTTGGGAATTCGCGAGAATATTATCCGCTCGTAAAGAAAACAGACTATTTTGCAAAACACGTAAAAGGGCTGATTAGTAATTTCTTTAATAATTCGGCTTCGCAATTTGCTTCGTTTTTTACGACTGAGACCAATTTGTCGGCTTCGGAATTGGAAGATCTTAAAAAAATAATCGATTCAGAAATTCAAAAAAAGAAGAAATGA
- a CDS encoding M56 family metallopeptidase: protein MIAFIVKSTVALCVFLAFYHLILEREKMHQFNRFFLLFAIVISVAIPFISFEIIKEIPVDFSRQVAISQHALNTSIHQTAEKVDYKFILLWTLYAIVMLLMAVRFGRNIWKIFSRIGNSPNVEFKNSKLVLVKEKIVPHTFLHYIFINLEDYKKQNIEAELYTHELVHVHQKHTLDILFIEFLKVVFWFNPIFLFYKKAIQLNHEFLADQEIVKTYNNVPFYQNLLLTKGSEKQTIYLASNLNYLVTKKRLIMMKKEHQKTQRF, encoded by the coding sequence ATGATAGCTTTTATTGTAAAATCGACAGTCGCTTTATGTGTTTTTCTGGCTTTTTATCATTTGATATTAGAGCGAGAAAAAATGCATCAGTTTAATAGATTCTTTTTGCTTTTTGCAATTGTGATTTCCGTTGCAATTCCGTTTATCTCATTTGAAATTATAAAAGAAATTCCTGTAGATTTTTCAAGGCAAGTTGCTATTAGTCAGCATGCACTAAATACGTCGATTCATCAAACAGCAGAAAAAGTAGATTATAAATTCATTCTTTTATGGACTTTATACGCAATCGTAATGCTGTTGATGGCGGTAAGGTTTGGAAGAAACATTTGGAAGATTTTTTCCAGAATTGGCAATTCTCCAAATGTAGAATTTAAGAATTCAAAATTGGTTTTGGTAAAAGAAAAAATAGTGCCACATACCTTTTTGCATTACATTTTTATCAATTTAGAAGATTATAAAAAGCAAAATATTGAAGCCGAATTGTACACGCACGAATTGGTTCATGTGCATCAAAAACATACTTTGGATATTCTCTTTATAGAGTTTTTAAAAGTTGTTTTTTGGTTTAACCCGATCTTTTTGTTTTATAAAAAAGCAATACAACTCAATCACGAATTTCTTGCCGATCAGGAAATTGTGAAAACTTATAATAATGTTCCGTTTTACCAAAATTTACTTTTAACAAAAGGAAGCGAGAAACAAACGATTTACTTGGCCAGTAATTTGAATTATTTAGTAACAAAAAAACGATTAATAATGATGAAAAAAGAACATCAAAAAACACAGCGTTTTTAA